In a genomic window of Vicia villosa cultivar HV-30 ecotype Madison, WI unplaced genomic scaffold, Vvil1.0 ctg.001464F_1_1, whole genome shotgun sequence:
- the LOC131635307 gene encoding rho GDP-dissociation inhibitor 1-like has protein sequence MEDKQQEQAGPSSLIDNTKQQITEKPSHNVSEDEEDEEELADHIKNGPFVPGPLLSLKEQIEKDKEDESLRRWKEKLLGCLESDLDGQLDPEVKFHSIGILSEDFGEIVTPLPVEDNQNGRTLFTLREGSRYQLKLQFSVMHNLVSGLTYSNTVWKGGLQVDQSKGMLGTFAPQKEPYVYALKEDTTPSGALARGVYSAKLKFEDDDKRCHMELKYLFEIKKSG, from the exons ATGGAGGACAAACAACAAGAACAAGCAGGTCCATCTTCTCTCATCGACAATACCAAACAACAAATCACTGAGAAACCCTCTCATAATGTCAGTGAAGacgaagaagacgaagaagaacTCGCTGATCATATTAAAAACGGTCCATTTGTTCCTGGTCCTCTTCTTTCTCTCAAGGAACAGATCGAAAAGGACAAG GAGGATGAAAGCTTGAGGAGGTGGAAGGAGAAGCTGTTAGGTTGCTTGGAAAGTGATTTAGATG GTCAATTGGATCCTGAAGTGAAATTTCACTCCATTGGAATTCTGTCTGAGGATTTTGGTGAAATTGTTACTCCTTTACCAGTGGAAGATAATCAGAACGGTCGGACGCTGTTCACTCTAAGAGAGGGCTCTCGTTATCAGCTTAAGCTACAGTTTAGTGTTATGCATAACCTTGTTTCTGGCTTGACTTACTCCAACACTGTGTGGAAAGGAGGGCTTCAAG TTGATCAGAGCAAAGGAATGCTGGGTACTTTTGCTCCCCAAAAGGAGCCATATGTATATGCTTTGAAAGAGGACACAACTCCCTCCGGTGCACTTGCAAGAGGTGTTTACTCAGCAAAACTTAAG TTTGAAGATGACGACAAAAGGTGTCATATGGAACTCAAATATTTGTTCGAGATTAAGAAAAGCGGCTGA